In Sphingomonas psychrotolerans, the following proteins share a genomic window:
- a CDS encoding aldo/keto reductase, whose translation MQKRKLGRTGLEVSAIGLGCMGLSYAYGPATDRQEAIKLIRAAHERGVTFFDTAEAYGPGVNEEVVGEALAPVRDAVVIATKFGFKDGIPTHGVDSRPERIREVADAALKRLGTDRIDLFYQHRVDPDVPIEDVAGTVKELIAAGKVHHFGLSEAGVESIRRAHAVLPVAALQSEYSLWWREPEAEILPLLEELGIGFVPFSPLGRGFLTGAIDANTKFGSDDFRGSVPRFSPEALAANQGLVTLIGEIAAAKGVTSAQIALGWLLAQRPWIVPIPGTTKLHRLEENLAAADVTLGAEDLARIEQALAGIEVQGARYPAALQTLVRG comes from the coding sequence ATGCAAAAACGGAAACTGGGCCGCACGGGCCTCGAGGTATCGGCGATCGGTCTCGGCTGCATGGGGCTCAGCTATGCCTATGGGCCGGCGACCGACCGGCAGGAGGCGATCAAGCTCATCCGCGCCGCGCACGAACGCGGGGTGACCTTTTTCGACACCGCCGAGGCCTATGGGCCGGGCGTCAACGAGGAAGTGGTCGGCGAAGCGCTTGCGCCGGTCCGCGACGCAGTCGTGATCGCAACCAAATTCGGTTTCAAGGACGGCATTCCCACCCACGGCGTCGACAGCCGCCCCGAGCGGATCCGCGAGGTTGCCGACGCGGCGCTCAAGCGGCTCGGCACCGATCGCATCGACCTGTTCTATCAGCACCGGGTCGATCCCGATGTGCCGATCGAAGACGTGGCGGGCACAGTGAAAGAGCTGATCGCAGCCGGCAAGGTGCACCATTTCGGCCTGTCCGAAGCCGGCGTCGAATCGATTCGCCGTGCTCATGCGGTGTTGCCGGTCGCCGCGCTCCAGAGCGAATATTCGCTATGGTGGCGCGAGCCCGAGGCGGAGATCCTGCCGCTTCTGGAGGAGCTCGGCATCGGCTTCGTGCCGTTCAGCCCGCTTGGCAGGGGCTTCCTCACCGGTGCGATCGACGCGAATACGAAGTTCGGCAGCGACGATTTCCGCGGCAGCGTGCCGCGCTTCTCCCCGGAGGCGCTCGCGGCCAATCAAGGGCTGGTGACGCTGATCGGCGAGATTGCCGCGGCCAAGGGCGTCACCTCCGCCCAGATCGCGCTCGGCTGGCTGCTGGCGCAGCGGCCGTGGATCGTTCCCATCCCCGGCACGACCAAGCTGCACCGGCTCGAGGAGAATCTTGCCGCCGCCGACGTTACGCTGGGCGCGGAGGATCTGGCCCGTATCGAGCAGGCGCTTGCCGGCATCGAAGTGCAGGGTGCGCGGTATCCGGCCGCGCTGCAGACGCTGGTGCGCGGCTGA
- the paoA gene encoding aldehyde dehydrogenase iron-sulfur subunit PaoA — MKDDDFGITRRGVLASSGASLAIATVPPARAQIAPAPQPLPAAMKVALTVNGKQHALEVDTRTTLLDALREHLHLTGTKKGCDHGQCGACTVIVEGRRINSCLTLAVMHQGDHVTTIEGLGTPDKLHPMQAAFVKHDGYQCGYCTPGQICSAVAVLDEIRKGVPSHATQDLNARPRATNDEMRERMSGNICRCGAYSNILDAMTEVAGRRA, encoded by the coding sequence ATGAAGGATGATGACTTCGGCATCACACGCCGCGGCGTGCTGGCCAGCAGCGGTGCCTCGCTGGCGATCGCCACGGTTCCTCCGGCGCGCGCGCAGATTGCGCCCGCGCCGCAGCCTTTGCCGGCCGCGATGAAGGTCGCTCTCACGGTCAACGGCAAGCAGCATGCGCTCGAGGTCGACACCCGCACCACGTTGCTCGACGCGCTTCGCGAGCATCTGCATCTGACCGGCACCAAGAAGGGCTGCGACCACGGCCAGTGCGGCGCCTGCACGGTCATCGTCGAAGGGCGGCGGATCAATTCCTGCCTGACCCTCGCGGTGATGCACCAAGGCGACCACGTCACTACGATCGAAGGCCTCGGCACGCCGGACAAGCTGCATCCGATGCAAGCTGCCTTCGTCAAGCATGACGGCTATCAATGCGGCTATTGCACGCCGGGCCAGATCTGCTCCGCGGTCGCGGTGCTCGACGAGATTCGCAAGGGCGTGCCCAGTCACGCGACGCAGGATCTCAATGCCCGTCCGCGCGCGACCAACGACGAAATGCGCGAGCGGATGAGCGGCAATATCTGTCGCTGCGGCGCCTATTCGAACATCCTCGATGCGATGACCGAAGTTGCGGGGAGGCGCGCATGA
- a CDS encoding FAD binding domain-containing protein has protein sequence MRPFSYERVATPAEAANAAARTQGAKFIAGGTNLLDLMKLEIEAPTHLIDVNGVGLDRIEATAEGGLRIGALVRNTDLAADKRVRKDYALLSRALLAGASGQLRNKATTAGNLLQRTRCPYFYDTNQPCNKRKPGSGCAAIGGYSRQLGVIGTSEACIATHPSDMAVAMRALDAVVETVKPDGATRAIPIADFHRLPGDTPHIETMLEPGELITAATLPVPVGGTHIYHKVRDRASYAFALVSVGAIVRRDGSGRVAVGGIAHKPWRVEAAEAAMPRGAKAVAEGLLAGARPTDDNAFKLTLVERTLGAVLAQARG, from the coding sequence ATGAGGCCGTTCAGCTACGAGCGGGTTGCGACGCCCGCCGAGGCGGCGAACGCCGCGGCACGCACCCAGGGCGCGAAGTTCATCGCGGGCGGAACCAATCTGCTCGACCTGATGAAGCTCGAGATCGAGGCGCCGACGCATCTGATCGACGTCAACGGCGTCGGCCTCGACCGGATCGAGGCGACCGCCGAGGGCGGCCTGCGCATCGGCGCGCTGGTCCGCAACACCGATCTCGCCGCCGACAAGCGGGTGCGCAAGGACTATGCGTTGCTTTCGCGCGCGCTGCTCGCGGGTGCCTCGGGCCAGCTGCGCAACAAGGCGACGACCGCGGGCAATCTGCTCCAGCGGACGCGCTGCCCCTATTTCTACGACACCAACCAGCCGTGCAACAAGCGCAAGCCCGGCAGCGGCTGTGCGGCGATCGGCGGATATAGCCGCCAGCTCGGCGTGATCGGGACCAGCGAGGCCTGTATCGCGACGCATCCGAGCGACATGGCCGTCGCGATGCGCGCGCTCGATGCAGTCGTCGAGACCGTGAAACCCGATGGCGCGACCCGGGCGATCCCGATCGCCGACTTCCATCGCCTGCCCGGCGACACTCCGCATATCGAGACAATGCTCGAGCCGGGCGAGCTGATCACCGCGGCGACGCTGCCCGTGCCGGTCGGCGGCACGCATATTTATCACAAGGTCCGCGACCGTGCGTCTTATGCCTTTGCGCTCGTCTCGGTGGGCGCGATCGTCCGGCGCGACGGCAGCGGCAGAGTCGCCGTCGGCGGGATCGCGCACAAGCCATGGCGGGTCGAGGCTGCCGAGGCGGCGATGCCGCGCGGGGCAAAGGCAGTGGCCGAAGGGCTGTTGGCCGGCGCGAGGCCGACTGACGACAATGCATTCAAGCTGACATTGGTCGAGCGCACGCTCGGCGCGGTGCTGGCGCAGGCGAGGGGCTGA
- the paoC gene encoding aldehyde oxidoreductase molybdenum-binding subunit PaoC: MKFDTPAGTNPIDQLKVIGKPFDRIDGPRKTTGTAPYAYEHRAPNAAYGHVVGAAIAKGRITSIDLSAAKGAPGVLAIVTADNAGKLGKGNFNTARLLGGPEIEHYHQAVALVVAETFEQARAAGALVRVDYARGKGAFDLAAERDGAKPSKDQPDIKVGDFAAAFAAAPVTLDATYHTPDQAHAMMEPHATVAAWEGDQLTLWTANQMIDWSRGDVAKTLGIPREKVRLISPYIGGGFGGKLFVRADAILAALGAKAAGRPVKVALPRPLMFNNTTHRPATIQRIRIGATREGKITAIGHENWSGDLPGGGIENAVQQTRLLYAGPNRLITARLAVLDLPEGNAMRAPGEAPGLMALEIAMDEMAEKLGMDPIEFRIRNDTQVDPEKPERRFSQRQLIECLRLGADRFGWSKRSATPAAVRDGAWLVGMGVAAGFRNNLVMKSAARIRLSPAGRVTVETDMTDIGTGTYTIIAQTAAEMMGVPLTSVEVKLGDSSFPVSAGSGGQWGANSATAGVYAACVKLRETVAQKLGFNSADAVFAGGKVRSGNRSVPLGKAAARGEIVVEDQIEFGDLAKKYQQSTFAGHFVEAAVHNYTGEIRIRRMLAVCAAGRILNPKSARSQVIGAMTMAAGAALMEELAVDKRFGFFVNHDLAGYEVPVHADIPHQEVIFLDEVDPVSSPMKAKGVGELGICGVAAAVANAVYNATGVRVRDYPVTLDKLLERLPTPQDR, translated from the coding sequence ATGAAGTTCGACACCCCCGCCGGGACCAACCCGATCGATCAGCTCAAGGTGATCGGCAAGCCCTTCGACCGGATCGACGGGCCGCGCAAGACCACCGGCACTGCGCCTTATGCCTATGAACACCGGGCTCCGAACGCGGCCTATGGCCATGTCGTGGGCGCCGCGATCGCCAAGGGGCGGATCACTTCGATCGACCTGAGCGCCGCCAAAGGCGCGCCGGGCGTGCTCGCGATCGTCACCGCCGACAATGCCGGCAAGCTCGGGAAGGGCAATTTCAATACCGCCAGGCTGCTCGGCGGGCCCGAGATCGAGCATTATCACCAGGCCGTGGCGCTGGTCGTCGCAGAGACCTTCGAGCAGGCGCGCGCCGCCGGGGCGCTGGTCCGGGTCGATTATGCCCGCGGCAAGGGCGCGTTCGACCTCGCCGCCGAACGCGACGGTGCGAAGCCCAGCAAGGATCAGCCGGACATCAAGGTCGGCGACTTCGCCGCGGCATTCGCCGCCGCGCCGGTCACGCTGGATGCGACCTATCATACCCCCGACCAGGCGCATGCGATGATGGAGCCGCACGCGACCGTCGCCGCATGGGAAGGCGACCAGCTGACCTTGTGGACCGCGAACCAGATGATCGACTGGAGCCGCGGCGACGTGGCGAAGACGCTGGGCATCCCGCGTGAGAAGGTGCGGCTGATCTCGCCTTATATCGGCGGCGGGTTCGGCGGGAAGCTGTTCGTCCGCGCCGACGCGATCCTCGCCGCATTGGGGGCGAAAGCGGCGGGGCGCCCGGTCAAGGTCGCACTGCCGCGGCCGCTGATGTTCAACAACACCACGCACCGCCCCGCAACGATCCAGCGTATTCGCATCGGGGCGACGCGCGAGGGCAAGATCACTGCGATCGGGCATGAAAACTGGTCGGGCGATCTGCCCGGCGGCGGGATCGAGAATGCAGTGCAGCAGACCCGGTTGCTCTATGCGGGCCCCAATCGGCTGATCACTGCGCGGCTGGCGGTGCTCGACCTGCCCGAAGGCAATGCGATGCGCGCGCCCGGCGAGGCGCCGGGGCTGATGGCGCTCGAGATCGCGATGGACGAGATGGCGGAGAAGCTCGGGATGGACCCGATCGAGTTCCGCATCCGCAACGACACCCAGGTCGATCCCGAAAAGCCGGAGCGCCGCTTCTCGCAGCGCCAGCTCATCGAATGCCTGCGCCTCGGCGCCGACCGCTTCGGCTGGAGCAAGCGCAGCGCGACTCCGGCGGCGGTGCGCGACGGCGCGTGGCTGGTCGGTATGGGGGTCGCCGCGGGCTTCCGCAACAATCTGGTGATGAAATCGGCCGCGCGAATCCGGTTGAGCCCGGCGGGCCGGGTCACGGTCGAGACCGACATGACCGACATCGGCACCGGCACCTATACGATCATCGCCCAGACGGCCGCCGAGATGATGGGGGTGCCGCTGACCAGCGTCGAGGTGAAGCTCGGCGATTCGAGCTTTCCGGTTTCCGCCGGCTCCGGCGGGCAATGGGGCGCCAACAGCGCGACTGCGGGCGTCTATGCCGCGTGCGTCAAGCTGCGCGAGACCGTGGCGCAGAAGCTCGGCTTCAACTCGGCCGATGCGGTGTTCGCCGGCGGCAAGGTTCGCTCGGGCAACCGCAGCGTGCCGTTAGGGAAGGCGGCGGCACGCGGCGAGATCGTGGTCGAGGACCAGATCGAGTTCGGCGACCTTGCGAAGAAATACCAGCAATCGACTTTCGCCGGCCATTTCGTCGAGGCGGCGGTGCACAATTATACCGGCGAGATCCGTATCCGCCGGATGCTCGCGGTCTGCGCGGCGGGCCGCATCCTCAACCCGAAATCGGCGCGCAGCCAGGTGATCGGCGCGATGACGATGGCGGCGGGCGCCGCGTTGATGGAGGAGCTGGCGGTCGACAAGCGTTTCGGCTTCTTCGTGAACCACGATCTTGCCGGCTACGAAGTGCCCGTGCACGCCGATATCCCGCACCAGGAAGTGATCTTCCTCGACGAGGTCGATCCCGTGTCGTCGCCGATGAAGGCCAAGGGCGTCGGCGAACTGGGTATCTGCGGCGTGGCTGCCGCGGTTGCCAACGCGGTCTACAATGCCACGGGGGTCCGCGTGCGCGACTATCCGGTCACCCTGGACAAGCTCCTGGAACGGCTGCCGACTCCGCAGGATCGTTAA
- a CDS encoding L-lactate dehydrogenase has product MTDLTPPGSRIAIVGSGHVGATAAYALMLRALFREIVLIDSNADLARAEAADLRDANALARPAKIWAGAYADARTASIAVITAGGATHGSQSRLSVASGSAEIVTSCVDQLIAAGFVGVILIAANPVDVMSLVAFRRAGLPSSRVIGTGTLLDTSRLRQELALRLGVAPGAVEGLVLGEHGDSEVVAFSSLRVGGLDMAAFASPAPEPDRAEVAQKVRDAAYTIMTGKGYTSFGVATAIVRICEAIVRDEHAVLPVSTLLTGQLGIEDLYLSLPCVLGAGGIERVLIPDLSSEEEDALRGSAAALRAVGVSIGLAAR; this is encoded by the coding sequence GTGACGGACTTAACGCCTCCGGGAAGCCGCATTGCCATCGTGGGTTCGGGCCATGTCGGTGCGACTGCCGCTTATGCCCTGATGCTTCGGGCCTTGTTCAGAGAGATTGTCCTGATCGACAGCAACGCGGACCTCGCCAGGGCCGAAGCTGCCGATCTCAGAGATGCCAACGCACTGGCGCGGCCGGCGAAAATCTGGGCAGGCGCCTACGCGGATGCGCGCACCGCCAGCATTGCGGTCATAACCGCTGGAGGGGCCACGCATGGCTCTCAATCCCGCCTGTCGGTTGCGTCCGGAAGCGCGGAGATCGTTACGTCGTGCGTAGATCAATTGATCGCCGCCGGCTTCGTTGGGGTCATTCTGATCGCCGCCAACCCGGTGGACGTGATGTCGCTGGTTGCCTTCCGTCGCGCCGGGCTGCCGTCATCGCGGGTGATCGGCACCGGAACTTTGCTGGACACCAGCCGGCTCAGGCAGGAACTCGCGCTCCGCCTGGGAGTGGCGCCGGGTGCAGTGGAGGGGCTGGTGCTCGGCGAACATGGAGACAGCGAGGTGGTCGCCTTTTCCAGTCTGCGCGTTGGCGGCCTGGACATGGCGGCGTTCGCTTCGCCCGCGCCTGAGCCCGATCGGGCCGAAGTCGCGCAGAAGGTTCGCGACGCCGCCTATACGATCATGACCGGCAAGGGCTATACGTCGTTCGGCGTGGCCACCGCGATCGTCCGGATCTGCGAAGCCATCGTGCGCGACGAACATGCGGTGCTGCCCGTTTCGACCTTGCTGACCGGCCAGCTGGGAATTGAGGATCTGTACCTGAGCCTGCCTTGCGTCCTTGGCGCGGGAGGTATCGAAAGAGTGCTGATCCCCGATCTGTCGAGCGAGGAAGAAGACGCGTTGCGCGGATCGGCGGCAGCACTCCGCGCGGTAGGCGTCTCAATCGGACTGGCTGCGCGTTAA
- a CDS encoding sensor histidine kinase has translation MAVVASSHAPLLLLDENRAVIAASQVFCHVFGIDGSTLVGREFAALGAGEWAIPQLHSLLKATASGFAEVKNYEFDLKREGRALRRLVVNAHKLDYGAGEDIRLLLAIADVTDARIAEKMNEDLIRDKGILLQELQHRVANSLQIIASVLLQSARKVQSEEARSHLHNAHHRVMSVAAIQKQLAVSSVDRVSLRPYLSQLCESIGASMIHDRDQINLEVKGDDSRVDADISVSIGLVVTELVINALKHAFPEGQQGKIVVDYDSEGGDWTLSVADDGVGMPKRPGEAKPGLGTNIVQALAKQLDARVTIVDGTPGTKILLEHARPAEGKAVDAGPAEAAV, from the coding sequence ATGGCGGTGGTGGCTTCTTCGCACGCGCCCCTGCTGCTGCTTGACGAGAACCGCGCCGTGATCGCCGCCAGCCAGGTCTTCTGTCACGTCTTCGGGATCGACGGGTCCACCCTCGTGGGACGCGAATTCGCCGCATTGGGTGCAGGTGAATGGGCAATACCGCAGCTCCATTCACTGCTGAAGGCAACCGCCTCCGGCTTCGCCGAAGTCAAGAATTACGAATTCGACCTCAAGCGCGAAGGTCGCGCGCTACGCCGGCTGGTCGTCAACGCGCACAAGCTCGATTATGGCGCAGGCGAGGATATCCGCCTCCTGCTCGCCATTGCCGATGTGACCGACGCGCGGATCGCCGAGAAAATGAATGAGGACCTGATCCGCGATAAGGGCATCTTGCTGCAGGAACTCCAGCACCGTGTCGCCAACAGCCTCCAGATCATCGCCAGCGTGCTGTTGCAGAGCGCGAGGAAAGTGCAGTCGGAAGAGGCGCGAAGCCATCTCCACAATGCCCATCATCGCGTGATGTCGGTTGCCGCGATCCAGAAGCAGCTCGCAGTCTCGTCGGTCGATCGGGTCAGCCTGCGGCCCTATCTGAGCCAATTGTGCGAGAGCATCGGCGCATCGATGATCCACGATCGCGACCAGATCAATCTCGAAGTCAAAGGCGACGATAGCCGCGTCGACGCCGATATTTCGGTGAGCATCGGGCTGGTCGTCACCGAACTCGTCATCAATGCTCTCAAGCACGCCTTTCCCGAAGGGCAGCAGGGCAAGATCGTCGTAGACTATGACAGCGAGGGCGGCGACTGGACCCTGTCGGTTGCCGACGATGGCGTCGGCATGCCGAAACGGCCCGGCGAGGCCAAGCCCGGCCTCGGGACCAATATCGTCCAGGCGCTCGCAAAACAGCTGGACGCGCGCGTCACCATCGTGGACGGCACGCCGGGAACCAAGATATTGCTCGAGCATGCCCGGCCGGCCGAGGGCAAGGCCGTCGACGCGGGACCTGCCGAAGCGGCAGTCTAG